One window of the Thermodesulfomicrobium sp. WS genome contains the following:
- a CDS encoding TRAP transporter large permease subunit, with protein MTSLCLFTLLFLCIATGMPIAFALGLSSIATILFFSNDSLASIALKLLESVSEHYTLLAIPFFILSSQFLTTGGVARRIIRFALDCVGHVRGGLAMAGVLACMIFAAVSGSSPATVAAIGSIVIGGMVRAGYPESFAAGVIANAGTLGILIPPSIVMLVYAAATQESAARLFMAGFIPGILLGLALMAAIYVVARVKGLPSLPWAGVRQIVRSGLAASGGLMLIGIVLGSIYGGVCSPTEAAAISAVYAYFVAVFVYRDMGPLHRVPLRAAGESALRASLRFVRDALWAVPRSVMHPEVRRVVLDAAKVSIMLLFIIGNAMLFAHVLTTERIPHTIAETIVGWGLPAWGFLIVVNILLLVAGNFMEPSAITMIMIPILFPIARKLGIDPIHLGIICVVNMEIGMITPPVGLNLFVTAGITGRDLAWVVRAAVPWLLVLLAFLVFVTYVPSVSLFLPELIDSIQGYR; from the coding sequence ATGACGTCGCTGTGCCTGTTTACCCTCCTTTTTCTGTGTATCGCCACGGGCATGCCCATCGCCTTTGCCTTGGGGCTTTCCAGTATCGCCACCATTTTATTTTTTTCCAATGATTCGCTTGCCTCCATCGCCCTCAAGCTGTTGGAGAGCGTTTCCGAGCATTATACCCTCCTTGCCATTCCCTTTTTCATCCTGTCGTCGCAATTTCTCACCACCGGTGGCGTGGCCCGGCGCATCATCCGTTTCGCCTTGGATTGCGTGGGCCATGTGCGCGGCGGCCTGGCCATGGCCGGGGTCTTGGCGTGCATGATCTTTGCCGCGGTGTCGGGATCGTCACCGGCCACGGTGGCGGCCATCGGTTCCATCGTCATCGGGGGCATGGTGCGGGCAGGCTATCCCGAGAGCTTTGCCGCAGGGGTCATCGCCAATGCCGGCACCCTGGGGATCCTCATCCCGCCGTCCATCGTCATGCTGGTGTATGCCGCCGCCACCCAGGAATCCGCGGCGCGGCTGTTTATGGCCGGATTCATCCCTGGGATCCTCTTGGGCCTTGCCCTCATGGCCGCCATCTACGTGGTGGCGCGCGTGAAGGGCCTGCCATCCCTGCCGTGGGCGGGAGTGCGGCAGATCGTCCGCTCGGGGCTGGCGGCATCTGGTGGGCTGATGCTCATCGGTATCGTGCTTGGCTCCATCTACGGCGGGGTGTGCAGCCCCACGGAGGCAGCGGCCATCTCCGCAGTGTATGCCTATTTCGTGGCCGTGTTCGTCTACCGGGACATGGGCCCGCTGCACCGCGTCCCGCTGCGCGCTGCGGGAGAAAGTGCGCTGCGGGCGAGCCTGCGCTTTGTGCGGGACGCCCTGTGGGCCGTGCCGCGTTCCGTCATGCACCCCGAGGTGCGCCGTGTGGTGCTCGACGCCGCCAAGGTGAGCATCATGCTGCTTTTCATCATCGGCAACGCCATGCTCTTTGCCCATGTGCTCACCACGGAACGCATCCCTCACACCATCGCCGAGACCATCGTGGGCTGGGGGCTTCCGGCGTGGGGATTTCTCATCGTGGTCAATATCCTGCTTCTGGTGGCAGGCAACTTCATGGAGCCTTCGGCCATCACCATGATCATGATCCCCATCCTCTTCCCCATCGCCCGCAAACTGGGCATCGACCCCATCCATCTGGGCATCATCTGCGTGGTGAACATGGAAATCGGCATGATCACTCCGCCGGTGGGCCTCAACCTCTTCGTCACTGCCGGCATCACCGGCAGGGACCTCGCCTGGGTGGTGCGCGCCGCGGTGCCGTGGCTTTTGGTGCTGCTGGCCTTTTTGGTGTTCGTCACCTATGTGCCGTCCGTCTCCCTCTTTTTGCCGGAACTCATCGACTCCATTCAGGGGTATCGGTAG
- a CDS encoding aminoacetone oxidase family FAD-binding enzyme — protein sequence MHHVTVIGAGPAGLMAAVAAAQRGCQVVLLESMDRPGRKLALTGHGRGNVSHQMETEAMLAAFGPAAAFLKPAFYSLPLARLTAFLETVGIRLTAEADGRIFPASVGARELAQILTAAACAHGVELRCQARVTELCPEGDHWRIRCIHSDPIASRAVVLTTGGMSYPATGSRGDGFRLAEALGHRIEPLHPGLVGLHCPGTQPAQASSALAEVTVLAAGRSLAHTTGPVLFTHSGVSGPAVLDMSRHATKALGAGASPAIRLNLAPGMDAAAMDRRLQEAIQRSPRRSLVRLLETWAPPKLARFIVRWCSLDAETPIAHLPASARRSLSQAITGLTLPVTGHDGWKRAMITCGGVARSDVIARTLMSRHTPGLFFAGEILDMDGPSGGFNLHAAFATGWHAGLSAAAMIRS from the coding sequence ATGCACCACGTCACCGTCATCGGCGCCGGACCTGCCGGACTCATGGCCGCCGTAGCTGCGGCGCAGCGCGGCTGCCAGGTCGTGCTGCTGGAGTCCATGGACCGGCCCGGCCGCAAGCTCGCCCTCACCGGACATGGCCGCGGCAACGTCAGCCACCAGATGGAGACCGAGGCCATGCTCGCCGCCTTTGGCCCGGCCGCGGCCTTCCTCAAGCCCGCCTTCTATAGCCTCCCCCTTGCCCGGCTCACCGCCTTTCTGGAAACCGTGGGGATTCGGCTCACCGCCGAAGCCGACGGCCGGATCTTTCCCGCCAGCGTTGGCGCCCGCGAGCTCGCCCAAATCCTCACCGCCGCGGCCTGCGCCCATGGGGTGGAACTGCGCTGCCAGGCCCGCGTCACGGAACTTTGTCCCGAGGGCGACCATTGGCGTATCCGCTGCATCCACAGCGACCCCATCGCAAGCCGCGCCGTCGTGCTGACCACCGGTGGCATGTCGTATCCCGCCACAGGCTCGCGCGGCGACGGCTTCCGCCTGGCCGAAGCCCTGGGGCACCGCATCGAGCCGCTGCATCCGGGCCTCGTGGGGCTGCACTGCCCCGGGACCCAACCGGCGCAAGCCAGCTCCGCCCTGGCGGAGGTCACGGTGCTCGCCGCCGGCCGCAGCCTCGCACACACCACCGGGCCGGTGCTCTTCACCCACAGCGGCGTTTCCGGACCGGCGGTGCTCGACATGAGTCGACACGCCACCAAGGCCCTGGGTGCGGGGGCCTCCCCCGCCATCCGCCTCAACCTCGCCCCCGGCATGGACGCCGCTGCCATGGACCGCCGCCTGCAGGAGGCCATCCAGCGCTCCCCGCGCCGAAGCCTCGTCCGGCTCCTGGAGACCTGGGCCCCCCCCAAGCTGGCGCGCTTCATCGTGCGTTGGTGCAGCCTGGACGCAGAGACCCCCATCGCCCACCTGCCGGCCTCGGCCCGCCGCAGTCTCTCCCAGGCCATAACCGGGCTCACGCTTCCCGTCACCGGCCATGACGGCTGGAAGCGGGCCATGATCACCTGCGGCGGGGTGGCCCGAAGTGACGTCATCGCCCGCACCCTCATGTCCCGCCATACGCCAGGGCTCTTTTTCGCCGGCGAAATCTTGGATATGGACGGGCCCAGCGGCGGTTTCAACCTCCACGCCGCCTTTGCCACAGGCTGGCATGCGGGGCTCTCTGCCGCCGCCATGATTCGGAGCTGA
- a CDS encoding TRAP transporter substrate-binding protein yields the protein MKKISGWMLVVALVLGLAMPALSAPIVIKFSHVVAEDTPKGKMAVKFKELVDQRLAGKVVVEVYPNSQLFGDGKELEALLLGDVQLLAPALSKFQKYTPLLQIYDLPFLFKDMKAIDTFQRGPHGQALLNSMKDKGIIGLGYLHNGLKQISANHPIRVPGDVKGKKFRIMTSDVLAAQYEAVGAIPIKKPFSEVFTLLQTNAIDGQENTWSNIYSQKYYEVQPYITETNHGILDYLVVSSVDFWEGLPADIRAELEKALAEAIEYGNAVAMAKDLEDKQKIIESKRSEIITLTEAERAQWVEAMKPVWKQFESAVGKENLDAAIASNK from the coding sequence ATGAAAAAGATTTCTGGATGGATGCTTGTGGTGGCCTTGGTGCTGGGCCTAGCCATGCCGGCCCTGTCCGCGCCCATCGTCATCAAGTTTTCCCACGTGGTGGCCGAGGACACCCCCAAGGGCAAGATGGCCGTGAAGTTCAAGGAATTGGTGGACCAGCGCCTGGCCGGCAAGGTGGTGGTGGAGGTCTATCCCAACTCGCAGCTCTTTGGTGATGGCAAAGAATTGGAAGCCCTGCTTCTGGGCGATGTGCAGCTGCTCGCCCCTGCCTTGTCCAAGTTCCAGAAGTACACGCCGCTTTTGCAGATTTACGATCTGCCCTTCCTGTTCAAGGACATGAAGGCCATCGACACCTTCCAGCGCGGGCCCCATGGCCAGGCGTTGCTGAATTCCATGAAGGACAAAGGCATCATCGGCCTGGGGTATCTCCATAACGGCCTCAAGCAGATTTCGGCCAATCACCCCATTCGGGTGCCTGGGGATGTCAAGGGGAAGAAGTTCCGCATCATGACCTCGGACGTTTTGGCTGCCCAGTACGAAGCCGTAGGCGCCATCCCCATCAAGAAGCCTTTCTCCGAGGTCTTCACCCTGCTGCAGACCAACGCCATCGATGGCCAGGAAAACACCTGGTCCAATATCTACTCGCAGAAGTACTACGAGGTGCAGCCGTATATCACCGAGACCAACCACGGTATCCTCGACTATCTGGTGGTTTCTTCCGTGGACTTCTGGGAAGGGCTGCCGGCGGACATCCGCGCGGAGCTGGAAAAGGCCCTGGCCGAGGCCATCGAGTACGGCAATGCAGTGGCTATGGCCAAGGACCTGGAAGACAAGCAGAAGATCATCGAGTCCAAGCGCAGCGAGATCATCACCCTCACCGAGGCCGAACGCGCCCAGTGGGTGGAGGCCATGAAGCCCGTGTGGAAGCAGTTCGAGAGCGCCGTGGGCAAGGAAAATCTCGATGCCGCCATTGCCAGCAACAAGTAA
- a CDS encoding sensor domain-containing diguanylate cyclase, which yields MHSDPMTTLEAITHRIAPGIAPEDAQILRAAVLAAGEKLHSAEARIARLERTIAASKQGFSTSVAAYRSLLETFQTFRRTIDRILQLTDLEDLPEVLEAIRMETHLPAVRLVLDADLFARHLPEDIPAAPASELLDRLTFLEDRRGRLSPYIGPAARVPDPAFFLDLDLPGRGSCVIFPLRHKYDARRTIGIFSALDTDPERFSRTKATDFLDHFCAILSSTLVTALEHAELDALTVRDSLTGIHNRAYMERHAPRLLDLARRKGRSVQLLFIDLDGFKAVNDRLGHDVGDLVLVQVARTLAGMVRSYDICVRLGGDEFAILMPESSPEDARTLTRRLEEAVLGIHIPAHTGMNHHIRVSASIGIASWQPDWSFEELLRQADVAMYAAKARRGQSITVREPLPSSAPHV from the coding sequence ATGCACTCGGACCCCATGACCACCCTTGAAGCAATCACCCACCGCATCGCCCCCGGGATTGCCCCGGAAGACGCCCAGATCCTGCGCGCAGCCGTGCTCGCCGCAGGGGAAAAACTCCACAGCGCCGAGGCTCGCATCGCCCGGCTGGAGCGGACCATCGCCGCCTCCAAGCAGGGCTTTTCCACGTCAGTGGCGGCGTACCGGTCGCTGCTGGAGACCTTCCAGACCTTCCGCCGCACCATCGACCGCATCCTCCAGCTCACGGATCTGGAGGACCTCCCCGAAGTGCTCGAAGCCATCCGCATGGAGACGCACCTTCCCGCCGTGCGCCTCGTCCTGGACGCCGACCTCTTTGCCCGCCACCTTCCCGAAGACATCCCCGCAGCCCCGGCAAGCGAACTCCTCGACCGCCTCACCTTCCTCGAAGACCGGCGCGGCCGGCTTTCCCCCTACATCGGCCCCGCAGCGCGGGTGCCGGATCCCGCGTTCTTTTTGGACCTGGACCTTCCCGGCCGAGGCTCCTGCGTCATCTTCCCCTTGCGCCACAAATACGACGCCCGCCGCACCATCGGCATCTTCAGCGCCCTGGACACCGATCCAGAGCGCTTCTCCCGCACCAAGGCCACGGATTTCCTCGATCACTTCTGCGCCATTTTGAGCTCCACCCTGGTGACCGCCCTGGAGCACGCCGAGCTCGACGCCCTGACGGTGCGCGACAGTCTCACCGGCATCCACAACCGCGCCTACATGGAACGGCACGCCCCGCGGCTTTTGGACCTGGCACGCCGCAAAGGCCGGTCCGTGCAGCTCCTCTTCATCGACCTCGACGGCTTCAAGGCGGTCAACGACCGCCTGGGACACGACGTGGGAGACCTGGTGCTCGTGCAGGTGGCCCGCACCCTGGCCGGCATGGTGCGCAGCTACGACATCTGCGTGCGCCTCGGCGGTGACGAGTTTGCCATCCTCATGCCCGAATCCAGCCCCGAGGACGCCCGCACCCTCACCCGGCGCCTGGAAGAAGCGGTGCTCGGCATCCATATCCCTGCCCACACCGGCATGAACCACCACATCCGCGTCTCGGCATCCATTGGCATCGCCTCATGGCAGCCGGACTGGAGTTTCGAGGAACTCCTGCGCCAGGCGGACGTGGCCATGTACGCGGCCAAGGCGCGGCGCGGCCAATCCATAACTGTGCGCGAGCCCTTGCCAAGTTCTGCACCCCACGTGTAG
- a CDS encoding TRAP transporter small permease → MTLLVFVEVLFRFVLHRGIAWAQELTLLLSGWMVLFGVSYGIKVGSHIGVDALVKILPPKARRLVSVVAVILCLAYCGLFLVGGWAYIAKLMRVNVYLEDIHVPKWVASSVILIGMGLLAWRLLGLLAALVRGEAEGFELLDEAKESVYLAHEENPKELEGDDE, encoded by the coding sequence ATGACCCTTCTGGTCTTCGTCGAGGTCCTCTTTCGGTTCGTGCTGCATCGGGGCATCGCCTGGGCCCAGGAACTCACGCTGCTGCTTTCGGGATGGATGGTGCTCTTTGGCGTCTCCTACGGCATCAAGGTGGGCTCCCATATCGGCGTGGATGCGCTGGTCAAGATCCTCCCCCCCAAGGCCCGGCGCCTGGTCAGTGTGGTGGCGGTGATCTTGTGCTTGGCGTACTGCGGCCTTTTTCTCGTGGGCGGCTGGGCGTATATCGCCAAACTCATGCGCGTGAACGTGTATCTGGAGGATATCCATGTCCCCAAATGGGTGGCGAGCAGCGTGATCCTCATCGGTATGGGGCTGTTGGCATGGCGCCTTTTGGGCCTTTTGGCGGCCTTGGTGCGTGGCGAGGCTGAGGGGTTCGAGCTCTTGGACGAGGCCAAGGAGAGCGTCTATCTGGCGCACGAGGAAAACCCCAAGGAATTGGAGGGGGATGACGAATGA
- a CDS encoding pseudouridine synthase produces the protein MASFRFPGPAPARLDVVLGRICPLGRRGRQQLIKAGRVLVDGRPVRKGALVQPGQWVTIAEATDATPRALLPKARLLVQTDAFAAIVKPAGMPSVRGALPGSLEEALPLLGLSGWQLLNRLDTPTSGIVLAAATAAAAAQYQAWQDEGRVHKWYLAVVHGHCAQARVCTACIDDARRRQVRVLPEPDPSLLRHTHIWPLCHDADSTLVLVRILKGRRHHIRAHLAACGHPIVGDGRYGTDSTEGGLFLHHAALVLPGFTVCTPPTWPQWQTLGHSVPVHCLPADFLSLWPIKEPSPAEPEP, from the coding sequence ATGGCGTCCTTTCGCTTCCCCGGACCTGCCCCTGCCCGCCTGGACGTGGTCCTGGGGCGCATATGCCCGCTTGGCCGCCGGGGGCGACAACAGCTCATCAAGGCCGGCCGCGTGCTGGTGGACGGCAGACCTGTCCGCAAGGGGGCGCTCGTGCAGCCAGGCCAATGGGTCACTATCGCTGAGGCAACGGACGCCACGCCGCGCGCGCTCCTGCCCAAGGCCCGGCTGCTCGTGCAGACAGACGCCTTTGCCGCCATCGTCAAACCCGCAGGCATGCCCAGCGTACGAGGTGCTCTTCCTGGAAGCCTGGAAGAGGCCCTGCCGCTCTTGGGACTTTCCGGCTGGCAGCTCCTCAACCGCCTAGACACCCCGACCTCGGGGATCGTGCTCGCTGCGGCCACCGCTGCGGCGGCAGCCCAGTATCAGGCGTGGCAAGACGAAGGCCGGGTGCACAAATGGTATCTGGCCGTGGTGCACGGACACTGCGCCCAAGCACGGGTGTGCACCGCCTGCATCGACGACGCCCGCCGGCGTCAGGTACGGGTACTGCCGGAGCCCGATCCCTCTCTCCTGCGCCACACCCATATCTGGCCCCTCTGCCACGATGCCGATTCCACGCTGGTTTTGGTGCGCATCCTCAAGGGCCGGCGGCACCATATCCGCGCCCACCTCGCCGCCTGTGGGCACCCCATCGTGGGCGACGGCCGGTATGGTACGGACAGCACGGAAGGCGGCCTTTTCCTCCACCACGCCGCCCTTGTGCTTCCTGGGTTCACGGTATGCACGCCCCCGACCTGGCCGCAATGGCAGACGCTTGGGCACTCTGTTCCCGTCCACTGCCTGCCTGCGGACTTCCTCTCCCTGTGGCCCATCAAAGAGCCGTCGCCAGCCGAGCCCGAACCATAA
- a CDS encoding PEP/pyruvate-binding domain-containing protein: MAIEPRFHALGRWVRETFRPRQTLAQRYAAFRRVLDRDAHTLECLGALHEHLTGADPADAARILWLARESVARARELVRALAPLDASLSQGLGGALVRIGGALPPSPPWPQDPPYVLSLSEAHRFPQRCGGKAVGLSRLLSLGVPVPPGVVLTAQAFGRFLTASGLDTVIARHLRVARVHDPEAVIRACAAIQEAILAADLPDAVEAAVVQAVRALGADVLAVRSSALAEDGKDSFAGQYASEIGVPVEDLLMAIKRVYAGKYCPRAVIYRMRQGLLDMETAMAVLISPLVPAAVSGVLYTQDHHGDKAPVLTVHAVRGLGARLMDGQARPSLFVFSRSDPPRPVLFRDSDATGLDADVLGDLARMGLWVEAQWKTPLDVEWALGPQGVVFLQARPLRVPGQASCAEAPPPDAPLLAADLDRAAPGMACGPVFRAYSGPQYQQIPPGAVVAVVSLAPALSAFMDRIGAIVAEHGSRASHLATVARERGIPVVVGIAPQALPQGAVVTVDGDRGCIWEGCVAGAASPAEERAWSPARWEAVAARTVRLTRLDPAAPDFVPAACQSVHDVVRLAHEGAVRAMLHVTDRRGRGLGRARRLRVDAPFALYVLDLGAGLAAPGRGPVELAQVRSTPLRAVLDGLRAGARHWDGGVFHADWAELDRISGGIVGRESRMLGSFALVDADFAHLGLRLGYHFSRVDALASSRVEANYVRLSLEGGGGAALGQCLRQEWVRQVLEESGFAVSVRAERLEAVYARVSAAATLVACRLAGRLVAALRLQDVALRSADDVTEAVRRFLTHTE, encoded by the coding sequence ATGGCGATCGAGCCTCGATTCCATGCCTTGGGGCGGTGGGTTCGCGAAACCTTCCGCCCCAGGCAGACCCTTGCCCAGCGCTACGCCGCCTTTCGGCGGGTGCTGGACCGTGATGCCCATACCCTCGAGTGCTTGGGTGCGCTCCACGAGCACCTGACGGGCGCCGACCCGGCCGATGCAGCCCGGATCCTGTGGCTGGCGCGTGAAAGTGTGGCCCGCGCCCGGGAACTCGTCCGAGCCCTTGCCCCCTTGGATGCGTCCCTTTCCCAAGGCCTCGGGGGTGCCCTCGTTCGCATTGGAGGCGCGCTTCCCCCGTCCCCCCCCTGGCCTCAGGACCCGCCGTATGTGCTCTCCCTCTCCGAGGCCCACCGTTTCCCGCAGCGCTGCGGCGGCAAGGCGGTGGGGCTTTCCCGGCTGTTATCCTTGGGCGTGCCGGTTCCTCCCGGTGTGGTGCTCACGGCCCAGGCCTTTGGGCGTTTTCTGACCGCCTCGGGCCTGGATACGGTCATTGCGCGGCATTTGCGCGTGGCGCGCGTGCACGACCCTGAGGCGGTGATCCGCGCCTGCGCCGCCATCCAGGAGGCCATCTTGGCGGCGGACCTCCCGGATGCGGTGGAAGCCGCTGTGGTGCAAGCCGTGCGGGCCTTGGGGGCCGACGTGCTTGCTGTGCGCTCCAGCGCCCTTGCCGAAGACGGCAAGGATTCCTTTGCGGGCCAGTACGCCAGCGAGATCGGGGTGCCGGTGGAGGACCTCTTGATGGCCATCAAACGGGTGTATGCCGGCAAGTACTGTCCTCGGGCGGTCATCTACCGCATGCGCCAAGGACTTCTGGATATGGAGACCGCCATGGCGGTGCTCATTTCGCCCCTGGTTCCGGCAGCGGTCAGCGGCGTGCTCTATACCCAGGACCATCACGGGGACAAGGCGCCGGTGCTGACGGTGCACGCGGTGCGCGGCCTTGGGGCACGGCTCATGGACGGCCAAGCGCGGCCGTCGCTTTTCGTGTTTTCCCGCTCCGACCCCCCGAGGCCGGTACTGTTTCGGGATAGCGACGCCACGGGGCTTGACGCGGATGTGCTTGGCGATTTGGCCCGCATGGGGCTCTGGGTGGAAGCCCAGTGGAAAACACCTCTTGACGTGGAGTGGGCCTTGGGCCCGCAGGGCGTGGTATTCCTGCAGGCCCGGCCGCTTCGGGTGCCCGGGCAGGCGTCGTGCGCCGAAGCACCGCCTCCGGATGCGCCGCTTTTGGCCGCGGATTTGGACCGTGCGGCCCCGGGAATGGCCTGTGGCCCGGTGTTTCGGGCCTATAGCGGCCCCCAGTACCAGCAGATCCCTCCCGGTGCGGTGGTGGCGGTGGTGAGCCTGGCTCCGGCCTTGTCCGCCTTCATGGATCGTATCGGCGCCATCGTGGCGGAACACGGCTCCCGGGCCAGCCATCTGGCCACGGTGGCGCGGGAGCGGGGGATCCCCGTGGTGGTGGGCATTGCTCCGCAGGCGCTGCCCCAGGGAGCGGTGGTGACCGTGGACGGGGACCGAGGCTGCATCTGGGAGGGGTGCGTGGCCGGTGCTGCATCGCCTGCGGAGGAGCGCGCCTGGTCGCCTGCGCGTTGGGAGGCCGTGGCGGCGCGTACGGTGCGTCTTACCCGTCTGGACCCCGCAGCCCCGGACTTTGTGCCTGCGGCCTGCCAGAGCGTGCACGACGTGGTGCGGCTGGCCCACGAAGGTGCGGTGCGGGCCATGCTCCATGTGACGGATCGCCGCGGCCGTGGCCTTGGCCGCGCCCGGCGCTTGCGTGTGGACGCGCCTTTTGCCCTGTACGTGCTGGATTTGGGTGCTGGGCTTGCGGCCCCAGGCCGCGGTCCGGTGGAGCTGGCGCAGGTGCGCTCCACGCCCCTGCGTGCCGTGCTCGACGGGCTGCGTGCCGGTGCGCGCCACTGGGATGGTGGGGTGTTTCACGCCGATTGGGCGGAGCTCGATCGGATTTCCGGGGGCATCGTCGGTCGGGAGAGCCGGATGCTCGGGAGTTTTGCCCTGGTGGATGCGGACTTTGCCCATCTGGGCCTGCGGCTGGGCTATCATTTCTCCCGCGTGGACGCCTTGGCCTCGTCGCGGGTGGAGGCCAATTACGTGCGCCTCAGTCTGGAAGGCGGTGGCGGCGCGGCCTTGGGGCAGTGTCTGCGCCAGGAGTGGGTGCGGCAGGTGCTGGAGGAGTCTGGATTTGCCGTGAGCGTACGCGCCGAGCGCCTAGAGGCTGTATACGCCCGCGTGTCTGCCGCTGCGACGCTAGTGGCCTGCCGGTTGGCGGGACGGTTGGTGGCGGCGCTGCGCTTGCAGGATGTGGCCTTGCGCTCTGCCGATGATGTGACCGAGGCGGTGCGCCGGTTTCTGACGCACACGGAGTAG
- a CDS encoding dual specificity protein phosphatase family protein: protein MSQVHGPISWVTDRLAVGPAPMTPAYFHFLHEAGISALLNLCAEFPELPELQRQAGFEVYYLPIPDEEAPDLDALEAALAWLDESLYLGKKVLIHCRFGIGRTGTVLNAYFLRRGLGHRRAWWVLRPLRSKPTNFAQWRAVRRYGRQNPSLKAESPSLTFPSSLDLSSVFADYERLLARADQAVAGLPQCGIHHDRCCQRPGDLGLAAAAALAQYVDTHLPSATRRAIMLRAVANVRREDRIRHTQAPNSCLTGVGVLCPLLASGRCRIPQGRPLACRLWGLDAQGASRLWEETLSPALKDLDRQTWAVVTDGAPIAALPRFSFAQVVSGRWVQMVFAAMVEKRLAKGAAIF, encoded by the coding sequence ATGTCCCAAGTGCACGGACCTATCTCCTGGGTGACGGACCGATTGGCCGTGGGCCCTGCCCCCATGACCCCGGCGTATTTCCATTTTTTGCATGAGGCGGGGATCAGCGCGCTGCTCAATCTCTGTGCCGAGTTCCCGGAACTTCCGGAGCTGCAGCGGCAGGCGGGCTTTGAGGTGTACTATCTGCCCATCCCCGACGAAGAGGCGCCGGATTTGGATGCCTTGGAAGCAGCCCTCGCCTGGCTCGACGAGTCCCTCTATCTCGGCAAAAAGGTGCTCATCCATTGCCGCTTTGGCATCGGCCGCACGGGCACAGTGCTCAACGCCTATTTTCTGCGCCGGGGGCTTGGGCATCGCCGCGCCTGGTGGGTCTTGCGACCGCTGCGCTCCAAACCCACCAATTTTGCCCAGTGGCGGGCAGTGCGGCGCTATGGCCGCCAAAACCCGAGCCTCAAAGCGGAGTCCCCGTCGCTGACATTCCCCTCCTCCCTGGATCTCTCTTCGGTGTTCGCTGACTATGAACGCTTGCTTGCCCGTGCCGATCAGGCCGTCGCGGGTCTTCCCCAATGCGGTATCCACCATGACCGCTGCTGCCAGCGCCCCGGAGATTTGGGCCTTGCCGCAGCTGCGGCCCTGGCTCAGTATGTGGATACGCACCTTCCAAGCGCAACGCGGCGCGCCATCATGCTGCGCGCCGTGGCCAACGTGCGGCGTGAAGACCGCATCCGCCACACGCAGGCGCCGAATTCCTGTCTGACGGGCGTGGGCGTGCTGTGTCCGCTCCTGGCTTCTGGTCGTTGCCGCATCCCCCAAGGTCGGCCGTTGGCCTGCCGCCTTTGGGGCCTTGATGCGCAAGGGGCTAGCCGTCTTTGGGAGGAAACCCTATCTCCGGCCTTGAAAGACTTGGACCGACAGACCTGGGCCGTGGTCACGGATGGGGCCCCCATTGCCGCGCTACCACGCTTTTCCTTCGCCCAGGTGGTGTCCGGCAGATGGGTGCAGATGGTGTTCGCCGCCATGGTGGAAAAAAGACTTGCCAAAGGTGCTGCCATCTTCTAA